A single Pogoniulus pusillus isolate bPogPus1 chromosome 27, bPogPus1.pri, whole genome shotgun sequence DNA region contains:
- the OMG gene encoding oligodendrocyte-myelin glycoprotein, which translates to MEYQILNPSTCLLLLLFFIPTVLGTCPSNCTCSGNDRNVDCSGRNLTVLPHGLQDNITYLNLSFNQFVDLDHQLTRFTNLRTLDISNNWLKNVPAHLPKSLWELYAINNNIKVLQKLDTAYQWNLRVLDVSRNMVERAVLINNTLSSLKFLNLSSNKLWTVPTNMPYNIETVDLSNNFLSQILPGTLLRLQHLTSLYLHNNKFTYIPDKAFDQLLQLQVVTLYNNPWSCRDTQNILYLLSWVQTTAASVVGAPCADQAVLRASAIPASATSTHADSSFMIKGMKAADKVTSPVAAEPTKMTKMHKQLKAKEDTPLVTLSQAVVLASTERPLLLYPEALPTRQVSSQEAAATHTIYIKDPVEVNSSLTRSAGSTTTPMTLSITSGMPTNYSRMPQSTTATLRKEESTTNALNTRVPSSASGCQLSLVSLVMLNAVVMFAG; encoded by the coding sequence ATGGAATACCAGATATTGAATCCATCTACctgtctgctgctccttctgttTTTCATACCCACTGTTTTGGGTACCTGTCCTTCTAACTGTACATGCTCAGGAAACGACAGGAATGTGGACTGCTCGGGCAGGAACTTAACTGTGCTGCCACATGGACTTCAAGACAACATCACCTATTTAAATCTGTCCTTTAACCAGTTTGTAGATCTGGATCATCAACTAACCAGGTTCACCAATTTGAGGACCCTTGATATTTCAAATAATTGGCTCAAGAATGTTCCTGCTCACCTGCCCAAGTCCTTATGGGAATTATATGCCATAAACAACAACATTAAAGTTCTCCAGAAACTCGACACAGCTTACCAGTGGAATCTGAGAGTGCTGGATGTTTCCAGGAACATGGTGGAAAGAGCTGTCCTGATCAACAACACCCTGAGCAGTCTCAAGTTTCTCAATCTCAGCAGTAACAAACTTTGGACAGTTCCAACCAACATGCCCTACAACATCGAGACGGTGGATCTGTCCAATAACTTCCTGTCCCAGATCCTTCCAGGAACACTGctgagactccagcacctcacaagCCTCTACCTGCACAACAACAAGTTCACCTACATTCCTGACAAAGCTTTTgaccagctccttcagctgcaagTGGTGACACTATACAACAACCCCTGGTCCTGCAGAGACACACAGAACATCCTCTACTTGCTGAGCTGGGTGCAGACAACGGCTGCCAGCGTCGTGGGGGCTCCCTGTGCTGACCAGGCTGTGCTCCGGGCCAGTGCCATCCCAGCCTCAGCCACTTCCACCCATGCAGACTCCAGCTTCATGATTAAGGGCATGAAGGCAGCAGACAAAGTTACTTCTCCAGTGGCAGCTGAACCAACCAAAATGACCAAAATGCATAAACAGTTGAAAGCCAAGGAGGACACTCCCTTGGTGACCTTAAGCCAAGCGGTAGTGCTGGCCAGCACGGAGCGACCGCTGCTCCTCTACCCAGAAGCTCTGCCCACCAGGCAGGTGAGCTcgcaggaagcagcagccacacacacaatCTACATCAAAGATCCAGTCGAGGTCAACTCGAGCCTGACTCGCTCAGCAGGCTCAACCACTACTCCTATGACTTTGAGTATCACCAGTGGAATGCCAACAAACTACTCCAGAATGCCTCAAAGCACAACTGCTACCTTAAGGAAGGAGGAATCCACCACCAATGCCCTGAACACTCGTGTGCCCTCCTCAGCCAGTGGCTGTCAGCTCTCTTTGGTGTCTCTTGTGATGCTTAACGCAGTGGTAATGTTTGCTGGTTAA